A part of Numida meleagris isolate 19003 breed g44 Domestic line chromosome 27, NumMel1.0, whole genome shotgun sequence genomic DNA contains:
- the NR2C2AP gene encoding nuclear receptor 2C2-associated protein isoform X1: MPAEPLVCADTATRVSSVLNRDVKQFGKKHMFDANEETCWNSDQGACQWVTLDFPRTVRVSQLHIQFQGGFSSRLCTLEGCRTGEELAKISDLYPEDNNAMQISFATLQAGGAALFQVEETALDKLKITFENSTDFFGRIVVYHLQVLGERL; the protein is encoded by the exons ATGCCCGCGGAGCCCTTGGTGTGCGCTGACACGGCCACGCG GGTGAGCTCGGTGCTGAACCGCGACGTGAAGCAGTTCGGGAAGAAGCACATGTTCGACGCCAACGAGGAGACGTGCTGGAACTCGGACCAG GGCGCGTGCCAGTGGGTCACCCTGGATTTCCCCCGCACCGTCAGAGTCTCACAGCTCCACATCCAGTTCCAGGGGGGGTTCTCCAGCCGGCTGTGCACGCTGGAAG GCTGCAGAACGGGTGAAGAACTGGCGAAAATATCTGACCTGTACCCCGAGGACAACAATGCCATGCAGATATCCTTTGCCACGCTGCAGGCTGGCGGAGCTGCCTT ATTCCAGGTGGAGGAGACAGCGCTGGATAAGTTGAAGATCACCTTTGAGAACAGCACCGACTTCTTTGGACGCATCGTGGTGTACCACCTCCAGGTGCTGGGGGAGAGGCTGTAG
- the NR2C2AP gene encoding nuclear receptor 2C2-associated protein isoform X2, whose translation MPAEPLVCADTATRVSSVLNRDVKQFGKKHMFDANEETCWNSDQGACQWVTLDFPRTVRVSQLHIQFQGGFSSRLCTLEGCRTGEELAKISDLYPEDNNAMQRFQVEETALDKLKITFENSTDFFGRIVVYHLQVLGERL comes from the exons ATGCCCGCGGAGCCCTTGGTGTGCGCTGACACGGCCACGCG GGTGAGCTCGGTGCTGAACCGCGACGTGAAGCAGTTCGGGAAGAAGCACATGTTCGACGCCAACGAGGAGACGTGCTGGAACTCGGACCAG GGCGCGTGCCAGTGGGTCACCCTGGATTTCCCCCGCACCGTCAGAGTCTCACAGCTCCACATCCAGTTCCAGGGGGGGTTCTCCAGCCGGCTGTGCACGCTGGAAG GCTGCAGAACGGGTGAAGAACTGGCGAAAATATCTGACCTGTACCCCGAGGACAACAATGCCATGCAG AGATTCCAGGTGGAGGAGACAGCGCTGGATAAGTTGAAGATCACCTTTGAGAACAGCACCGACTTCTTTGGACGCATCGTGGTGTACCACCTCCAGGTGCTGGGGGAGAGGCTGTAG